A region from the Methanofollis liminatans DSM 4140 genome encodes:
- a CDS encoding nucleotidyltransferase domain-containing protein, which translates to MDRYTGSTAPSPDLMAALRAFAADVRSRFRVDRIVLFGSAARGSMHEGSDIDLIVIGDFSERFHRRIAALLDLTDLPVEPLCYTPAEFERLVEEKNPFILEALLEGVDL; encoded by the coding sequence ATGGATAGGTATACCGGCAGCACGGCCCCTTCTCCCGACCTGATGGCGGCCCTCCGCGCCTTTGCGGCGGATGTGCGCTCCCGCTTCCGGGTCGACCGGATCGTCCTGTTTGGTTCGGCGGCGAGGGGGTCCATGCACGAAGGGAGCGATATCGACCTGATCGTGATCGGGGATTTTTCCGAACGCTTCCACCGGCGCATCGCCGCCCTGCTCGACCTCACCGATCTCCCGGTCGAGCCCCTCTGCTATACGCCGGCAGAGTTCGAGCGCCTCGTGGAGGAGAAGAACCCGTTCATCCTCGAGGCGCTCTTAGAGGGCGTCGACCTGTAA
- a CDS encoding HEAT repeat domain-containing protein — protein sequence MNQEKIGEEALTLALGGADDARIRRMSSLLLGRTGDAAAALPLVAALGDPDKGVREEAAAALAALGPVAVVPLIPALRDPAWRTRYRAAEALGRIGDRRAVGALVRALSDEKDHVRYMSAKALGLIADPAAGDALVRVLGDPNPPARKAAAWALGEIGEYEAALRAALDGEPSGAVRRAIRDALGQG from the coding sequence ATGAATCAGGAGAAGATTGGGGAGGAGGCGCTCACCCTCGCCCTCGGCGGTGCCGACGACGCCCGGATCAGGCGGATGTCCTCGCTCCTCCTTGGCAGGACCGGGGATGCGGCGGCGGCCCTTCCGCTGGTTGCGGCGCTCGGCGATCCCGATAAGGGGGTGCGGGAGGAGGCGGCGGCGGCGCTTGCGGCCCTCGGGCCGGTTGCGGTCGTTCCCCTGATCCCTGCCCTCCGTGACCCTGCGTGGCGGACCCGCTACCGGGCGGCCGAGGCCCTCGGGCGGATCGGCGACCGGCGGGCCGTGGGAGCGCTCGTGCGTGCGCTCTCAGACGAGAAAGACCATGTCCGCTATATGAGCGCGAAGGCGCTCGGCCTGATCGCCGACCCTGCGGCCGGGGACGCCCTCGTCCGGGTGCTCGGGGATCCGAACCCGCCGGCACGGAAGGCGGCGGCATGGGCCCTCGGCGAGATCGGCGAGTATGAGGCGGCCCTGCGGGCGGCGCTCGATGGCGAGCCCTCGGGTGCGGTGCGCCGGGCGATCAGGGACGCACTCGGGCAGGGGTGA
- the mntA gene encoding type VII toxin-antitoxin system MntA family adenylyltransferase antitoxin, producing the protein MYTLTEKICETIVRVLTQNDAERIAVFGSYARGEAGPESDIDILVRFGRTKSLIEIVRIEDELKAALHRNVDLVTEKAVSPYLADAIRRDEVVIYEAGRSCVPPSYP; encoded by the coding sequence ATGTATACCCTGACCGAGAAGATCTGTGAGACCATCGTTCGTGTACTGACGCAGAACGATGCCGAGCGGATCGCAGTCTTCGGCTCCTATGCGCGGGGGGAGGCCGGCCCGGAGAGCGACATCGATATCCTGGTCAGGTTCGGCCGCACAAAAAGTCTTATCGAGATCGTGCGTATCGAGGACGAACTCAAGGCTGCCCTCCATAGAAACGTCGATCTCGTCACGGAAAAGGCGGTCAGCCCCTATCTTGCCGATGCCATACGTCGTGATGAAGTGGTGATTTATGAAGCCGGAAGATCCTGCGTACCTCCATCATATCCTTGA
- a CDS encoding Ppx/GppA phosphatase family protein gives MSRAAVPPGGRVAAFIDLGTNSVRLLIVRLNENGSYTVLTRQKVTVRLGEGEFESGRLQPAAMERTVLACKNLMEAARGFGADETVAVATSATREAENQDEFLASMKEGAGVDLRVISGLEEARLIHLGVASGGDTGGREAVFIDIGGGSTEISVGGHHAPRHRASLKLGAIRLSALFPPDEDGRIDLETYEAMRAHVLAAVRPALDGFGDIGTDLAFGSSGTIETLAAIAGDRSLLAYADLCAALRRLYPMSLEERRQIPAINPGRADIIVGGGVILEVLMAGIGLPAIRISDRGVIDGLLVDYLSGFEGFLQGSPVPVRRQSVVHLMRACRADEGHAHQVARLALRLFDTGAASGVHALGEEMRELLEYAALLHDTGKVIAFRNHQHHSRYIVENAGMSGFSRRETLIIGETACFHRKKAPSEKALIAAGLDPEGAKAVRTLSALLRIAENLDRSQLGLVNDAALRREGESVVIEVESPGGCDLEIWGVRDALPAIEKCLGRRVEIRAV, from the coding sequence ATGAGCCGGGCGGCGGTGCCGCCGGGGGGCAGGGTCGCCGCCTTCATCGATCTCGGCACCAACTCGGTCCGCCTGCTGATCGTCAGGCTCAACGAGAACGGCTCCTACACCGTGCTCACCAGGCAGAAGGTGACCGTCCGCCTGGGCGAAGGGGAGTTCGAGAGCGGACGCCTCCAGCCTGCGGCGATGGAGCGCACGGTCCTCGCCTGCAAAAACCTCATGGAGGCGGCGCGGGGCTTCGGGGCAGACGAGACCGTGGCGGTCGCCACCTCGGCGACGCGGGAGGCGGAGAACCAGGACGAGTTCCTGGCATCGATGAAGGAGGGGGCCGGCGTGGACCTCAGGGTGATCTCGGGGCTCGAAGAGGCGCGGCTCATCCACCTCGGCGTCGCATCGGGCGGGGATACCGGCGGGAGGGAAGCGGTCTTCATCGACATCGGCGGCGGCTCGACCGAGATCTCGGTCGGCGGCCACCACGCCCCCCGCCACCGGGCAAGCCTGAAACTCGGGGCGATCCGGCTCTCGGCCCTCTTCCCGCCGGATGAGGACGGCCGGATCGACCTGGAGACCTACGAGGCGATGCGGGCCCATGTGCTCGCCGCCGTCCGCCCGGCCCTCGACGGCTTCGGCGACATCGGGACCGACCTCGCCTTCGGGAGCTCGGGAACGATCGAGACGCTGGCGGCGATCGCCGGGGACAGGAGCCTCCTCGCCTACGCCGACCTCTGCGCCGCCCTCAGGAGGCTCTATCCGATGAGCCTGGAGGAGCGGCGGCAGATCCCGGCGATCAACCCGGGCCGCGCCGACATCATCGTCGGCGGCGGCGTGATCCTGGAGGTGCTGATGGCCGGGATCGGCCTCCCCGCGATCAGGATCTCCGACCGCGGGGTGATCGACGGGCTGCTGGTCGATTACCTCAGCGGCTTCGAGGGTTTTTTGCAGGGCAGCCCGGTCCCGGTCCGCCGCCAGAGCGTCGTGCACCTGATGCGTGCCTGCCGCGCCGACGAGGGGCACGCCCACCAGGTGGCCAGACTGGCCCTGCGCCTCTTCGACACCGGGGCGGCATCAGGCGTCCACGCCCTCGGCGAAGAGATGCGGGAACTGCTCGAATACGCCGCCCTCCTCCATGACACAGGAAAGGTCATCGCCTTTCGCAACCACCAGCACCACTCCCGCTACATCGTCGAGAACGCCGGGATGTCCGGGTTTTCCCGGCGGGAAACCCTGATCATCGGCGAGACCGCATGCTTCCACCGCAAAAAAGCCCCGTCTGAAAAGGCGCTCATCGCCGCAGGACTCGATCCCGAGGGGGCAAAGGCCGTGCGGACCCTCTCGGCCCTGCTGCGGATCGCAGAGAACCTGGACCGCAGCCAGCTGGGTCTCGTAAACGACGCCGCCCTGAGGAGAGAGGGGGAAAGCGTGGTCATCGAGGTCGAGAGCCCGGGCGGGTGCGACCTCGAAATATGGGGAGTGCGCGACGCCCTGCCGGCGATCGAAAAGTGTCTCGGCCGCAGGGTGGAGATCCGGGCCGTCTGA
- a CDS encoding prefoldin subunit beta, with protein sequence MSSVSPRVQQQLAMLQQIQQQLQTVMGQKAQYEMAVKETNRAVEELKEVADDAPVYVNVGTVMMQKDKEKVLAELGEKAETLDLRIKSLDKQAKALQAKFEQLQAQIKQAVGGGAPQAS encoded by the coding sequence ATGAGTAGTGTTTCACCCAGAGTGCAGCAGCAGCTTGCGATGCTGCAGCAGATCCAGCAGCAGCTCCAGACCGTGATGGGGCAGAAGGCCCAGTACGAGATGGCAGTGAAGGAGACGAACCGCGCCGTCGAGGAACTGAAAGAGGTCGCCGACGACGCACCCGTCTATGTGAATGTCGGCACCGTGATGATGCAGAAGGATAAGGAGAAGGTGCTCGCCGAGCTCGGCGAGAAGGCCGAGACCCTGGACCTGCGCATCAAGTCACTCGACAAGCAGGCGAAGGCCCTGCAGGCGAAGTTCGAGCAGTTGCAGGCCCAGATCAAGCAGGCGGTCGGCGGCGGCGCTCCGCAGGCTTCATAA
- a CDS encoding 2-isopropylmalate synthase: MVFFVPGNARKNIALFDTTLRDGEQTPGVSFTIDQKVEIARQIAAIRVGTIEAGFPASSTDELAAVKAIAAAETGARICGLSRMRKDDVDACIESGADMIHVFIPTSDIQREHTIKKTRQEVIEATGAIVAYAREHFDRCLFSAMDATRTDTDYLIQVCRAAVAAGATTVNIPDTVGVMTPSAMKELIARVVREVNAPIDVHCHNDFGLAVANTLAAVEAGAAQVQVTVNGMGERAGNADLAQTVMALEAIYGIETGIDTPRLVETSRLVSRHAGISILPYQPIVGENAFSHESGIHSHGVLERSDTFEPGIMTPEMVGHRRRLKLGKHAGRHAVRQTLADAHMNPDEAQLDEIMEKMKAIAGRGRRITDADLYAIAEEAMGMAGVVHAVELRDIAILTGNHVMPTASVNLTVDGIEKVACSTGNGPVDAAMKAILGCLPRPVHLKEFSVESISGGTDAIGHVTIAVEDASGRIFDASASSDDIIIASVEAMVNAINLLQRVQGSEKKE; the protein is encoded by the coding sequence ATCGTTTTCTTTGTCCCCGGAAATGCACGTAAGAACATAGCTCTTTTCGACACCACCCTGCGCGACGGCGAACAAACGCCGGGCGTCTCCTTCACCATCGATCAGAAGGTAGAGATCGCCCGCCAGATCGCTGCGATACGGGTCGGCACCATCGAAGCCGGATTCCCCGCCTCTTCAACCGACGAGCTGGCGGCGGTGAAGGCGATCGCCGCCGCAGAGACCGGGGCCCGGATCTGCGGGCTCTCGCGGATGAGAAAGGACGACGTCGACGCCTGCATCGAGAGCGGCGCCGACATGATCCACGTCTTCATCCCGACCTCGGACATCCAGCGGGAGCACACGATCAAAAAGACGCGCCAGGAGGTGATCGAGGCCACCGGGGCGATCGTCGCCTATGCCCGCGAGCACTTCGACCGCTGCCTCTTCTCGGCAATGGACGCCACCAGGACCGACACGGACTATTTAATCCAGGTCTGCCGGGCGGCCGTCGCCGCCGGGGCGACGACGGTGAACATCCCTGACACCGTGGGCGTGATGACGCCCTCGGCGATGAAGGAGCTGATCGCCCGCGTCGTCAGGGAGGTAAACGCCCCCATCGACGTCCACTGCCACAACGACTTCGGGCTCGCGGTCGCCAACACCCTGGCCGCCGTCGAGGCCGGCGCCGCCCAGGTCCAGGTGACCGTGAACGGCATGGGCGAACGGGCCGGCAACGCCGACCTCGCCCAGACGGTGATGGCGCTGGAAGCGATCTACGGGATCGAGACCGGGATCGACACCCCCCGCCTGGTCGAGACCTCGCGGCTCGTCTCGCGCCATGCCGGCATCAGCATCCTGCCCTACCAGCCGATCGTCGGCGAGAACGCCTTCTCGCACGAGAGCGGGATCCACTCCCACGGCGTCCTGGAGCGCTCCGATACCTTCGAGCCCGGGATCATGACCCCGGAGATGGTCGGCCACCGGCGGCGGCTGAAACTCGGCAAACACGCCGGCCGCCATGCCGTCAGGCAGACGCTCGCCGACGCCCACATGAACCCGGACGAGGCCCAGCTCGACGAGATCATGGAGAAGATGAAGGCGATCGCGGGCCGCGGCCGGCGGATCACCGACGCCGACCTGTACGCGATCGCCGAAGAGGCGATGGGAATGGCCGGCGTCGTCCATGCAGTCGAGCTGCGGGACATCGCCATCCTCACCGGCAACCACGTGATGCCCACCGCCTCGGTGAACCTGACCGTGGACGGCATCGAGAAAGTTGCGTGCAGCACCGGCAACGGCCCGGTGGACGCCGCCATGAAGGCGATCCTGGGCTGCCTGCCCAGGCCGGTCCACTTAAAGGAGTTCTCGGTGGAGTCGATCTCCGGCGGGACCGACGCCATCGGCCACGTCACGATCGCCGTGGAGGACGCCTCGGGCCGCATCTTCGACGCCTCGGCCTCCTCCGACGACATCATCATCGCCTCGGTCGAGGCGATGGTGAACGCCATCAACCTGCTCCAGCGGGTGCAGGGGAGCGAGAAGAAGGAGTAA
- a CDS encoding ATP-binding protein — MDHRLRIALESQNPWWFEKAFETGVERLSYFPQIEATMEAREVLLLFGARRTGKSTLVYQIIRSLLERGVAREAILFMNLDEPFFFSMADDPALITGIVEDHIARHPHVERFYLCIDEIQNYSYWAQAIKTIYDTKSTVKCILTGSTSSLLQRESSRLSGRYFSCTVYPLSFEEYLRFCGVAHPTVVERRQHLEDYLKFGGFPRVVLEEQEGLKIQILKNYYETIYLKDIIFPNRLRNNSDLVDLLYYLISNVGTTLSYNRIADGLQISTDTVKEYIEYAEDAFLLYTVMKFDYSVKKQVANPKKIYALDTGLVNAVAFTFSENAGKLLENLVYIALRRKHGGIYYHKDQYECDFLVKSGRTIVQAVQVTWSLKEESTRKREIRGLVEAMDAYTLDEGVIVTASESEELVVDGRAIHVVPLYEWLDA; from the coding sequence ATGGATCACAGGCTCCGGATTGCTCTCGAAAGTCAAAACCCCTGGTGGTTTGAAAAAGCGTTTGAAACCGGTGTTGAGCGCCTATCGTATTTCCCCCAGATCGAGGCTACGATGGAGGCGAGGGAGGTGCTTCTTCTCTTCGGTGCCCGGAGAACCGGAAAATCCACGCTCGTATACCAGATCATCAGGTCTCTTCTCGAACGAGGGGTGGCCCGCGAGGCGATCCTTTTCATGAACCTGGATGAGCCGTTCTTCTTTTCCATGGCAGACGATCCCGCCCTGATCACCGGCATCGTCGAGGATCATATCGCCCGTCACCCCCATGTCGAGCGGTTTTACCTCTGCATCGATGAGATCCAGAATTATTCATACTGGGCCCAGGCGATCAAGACCATATACGACACAAAGAGCACGGTGAAGTGCATCCTGACCGGGTCCACATCGTCGCTGCTCCAGCGAGAGAGCAGCCGCCTTTCAGGCAGATATTTCTCCTGTACCGTCTATCCTCTGTCTTTTGAGGAATACCTCCGCTTTTGCGGGGTCGCACACCCGACCGTTGTCGAGCGCCGGCAGCATCTCGAGGACTATCTGAAATTCGGTGGGTTTCCAAGGGTGGTCCTGGAAGAGCAGGAGGGCCTGAAGATCCAGATCCTCAAAAATTATTATGAGACGATATACCTCAAGGATATCATCTTTCCAAACAGGCTGAGGAACAACAGCGACCTCGTCGATCTGCTTTATTATCTGATCTCCAATGTCGGCACCACGCTTTCCTACAACCGCATCGCCGATGGCCTTCAGATCTCGACCGATACCGTGAAGGAATATATCGAGTATGCAGAAGACGCCTTTCTTCTGTACACCGTGATGAAATTTGATTACTCGGTAAAAAAACAGGTTGCAAACCCGAAAAAGATCTATGCTCTCGATACGGGGCTTGTCAATGCCGTCGCCTTCACCTTTTCGGAAAACGCGGGAAAACTCCTGGAGAACCTCGTATATATCGCCCTGAGGAGAAAACACGGCGGGATCTATTATCATAAAGACCAGTATGAGTGCGACTTTCTGGTGAAGTCGGGCAGAACGATCGTCCAGGCCGTCCAGGTGACATGGTCCCTGAAGGAGGAGAGCACGCGGAAGAGGGAGATCCGCGGGCTGGTTGAGGCGATGGATGCCTATACCCTTGACGAAGGCGTCATTGTCACGGCGTCGGAATCTGAAGAACTGGTCGTCGATGGGAGGGCGATTCACGTCGTCCCTCTCTATGAGTGGCTGGACGCATGA
- a CDS encoding nucleotidyltransferase family protein, which produces MDSATVQCGGECARIVGILRANREHLEKTYHIRSIGLFGSCQWGEEHEGSDADILVEFSEVPGFFDFLRLEGHLTEIQGRKVDLVEKSALKPRIARRIGKEIVSI; this is translated from the coding sequence ATGGACTCGGCGACAGTGCAGTGCGGCGGGGAATGCGCACGGATCGTCGGCATCCTCCGGGCGAACAGGGAACATCTCGAAAAAACCTACCATATCAGGTCCATCGGCCTCTTCGGATCGTGCCAGTGGGGCGAGGAGCACGAAGGGAGCGACGCGGATATCCTGGTCGAGTTCTCCGAGGTGCCGGGATTCTTCGATTTTCTCAGGCTCGAAGGCCACCTGACCGAAATCCAGGGACGAAAGGTAGATCTGGTCGAAAAAAGTGCACTCAAGCCCCGCATTGCTCGCCGTATCGGCAAAGAGATTGTCTCTATATAA
- a CDS encoding UPF0175 family protein — MAATITLPESVLQAIRVLERFIRRILAVELYREGRLSLGKAAEVAGARNKWEMVMLLDEKGVALDYSAEDAEQDLNTLKKYLERPNTNDCSRTGHEDHKNNR; from the coding sequence ATGGCAGCTACGATCACACTCCCGGAATCGGTGCTCCAGGCAATACGAGTGCTGGAACGCTTCATCCGCCGGATCCTTGCCGTCGAGCTCTATCGTGAGGGGCGATTATCGCTTGGAAAGGCAGCAGAAGTGGCCGGGGCGAGAAACAAATGGGAGATGGTCATGCTGCTGGACGAGAAGGGCGTAGCCCTGGATTATTCGGCAGAAGATGCAGAGCAGGACCTGAACACGCTCAAAAAGTACCTGGAGCGCCCAAATACAAACGACTGCAGCAGGACAGGGCATGAAGACCATAAAAATAATCGTTGA
- a CDS encoding DNA-directed RNA polymerase subunit P, translating into MASTYKCARCKQKVEIDKNVRCPYCGHRILFKERGAAIKELKAR; encoded by the coding sequence GTGGCAAGTACGTACAAGTGTGCACGGTGCAAGCAGAAGGTGGAGATCGACAAGAATGTCAGGTGCCCCTACTGCGGACACCGCATCCTCTTTAAGGAAAGGGGCGCTGCGATCAAAGAGCTGAAGGCTCGATGA
- a CDS encoding Brix domain-containing protein: MTVVTTSRKAADDLRALARHLAFATGARYLARGKTGFAALSDEAVILFTREHGTIRLVVVDEGGEVALDRPVRLVQIAVREGPIDRTLRIADQSVYEVLKRYCDAEPAEAGAPSIVFDGQQKKQIVLELAQ; this comes from the coding sequence ATGACCGTCGTCACCACCTCCAGAAAAGCAGCGGACGATTTGCGGGCGCTTGCGCGGCACCTCGCCTTTGCCACCGGCGCCCGCTATCTGGCCCGCGGAAAGACCGGATTTGCGGCTCTTTCCGACGAGGCCGTCATACTTTTTACGCGTGAGCACGGGACGATCCGTCTTGTGGTGGTGGACGAGGGCGGAGAGGTTGCCCTCGATCGTCCGGTCCGGTTGGTGCAGATCGCCGTTCGGGAGGGTCCCATCGACCGCACCCTGCGGATCGCCGACCAATCGGTTTATGAGGTCCTGAAAAGATATTGTGATGCAGAACCGGCAGAAGCCGGGGCTCCGTCCATCGTCTTTGACGGGCAGCAGAAGAAACAGATCGTGCTGGAGCTGGCGCAGTGA
- a CDS encoding nucleotidyltransferase family protein gives MAGTGSVEPVIDLLRAIKPLLKKKYGVVDIGVFGSYARGEEVEGSDLDILVDLAEPIGWDVVDLKEELEHILGRRVDLVLKGGVVGRKRLFKAISEDIIYA, from the coding sequence ATGGCTGGAACCGGATCGGTTGAACCTGTGATCGATCTGCTCAGGGCGATCAAACCCCTGCTGAAGAAAAAATACGGCGTTGTCGATATCGGCGTCTTCGGCTCGTATGCCCGGGGCGAAGAGGTCGAAGGGAGCGATCTCGATATTCTCGTCGATCTGGCCGAGCCCATCGGGTGGGACGTTGTCGACCTCAAGGAGGAGCTGGAGCATATCCTTGGGAGGCGCGTGGACCTCGTCCTGAAAGGGGGGGTTGTGGGGCGAAAACGTCTCTTCAAGGCGATATCAGAGGATATCATCTATGCCTGA
- a CDS encoding KEOPS complex subunit Pcc1: MHEAVFRFATPHAAVLYRALAPEAGEVEGSRSREEVALLGPETLVLRVQAADVHALRAALNMWLRLVNVADELQEMIRHE; the protein is encoded by the coding sequence ATGCATGAGGCGGTCTTTCGCTTTGCGACGCCGCACGCCGCCGTCCTCTACCGCGCCCTCGCCCCTGAGGCCGGTGAGGTCGAGGGCTCCCGTTCACGCGAGGAGGTCGCCCTCTTGGGCCCTGAGACACTGGTGCTCAGGGTGCAGGCGGCCGACGTCCATGCCCTGCGGGCGGCGCTGAACATGTGGCTCCGGCTGGTCAATGTGGCAGATGAACTCCAGGAGATGATCAGGCATGAGTAG
- a CDS encoding type II toxin-antitoxin system HicB family antitoxin: protein MKTIKIIVEKHPDGYVAYPPGLRGVVVAEGETYEEALAEIKSAIRFHIETFGSDAFESDENQG, encoded by the coding sequence ATGAAGACCATAAAAATAATCGTTGAAAAACATCCTGACGGTTATGTCGCCTATCCGCCTGGCCTGAGAGGTGTTGTCGTCGCAGAGGGGGAGACCTACGAAGAGGCGCTCGCCGAAATAAAATCCGCGATACGCTTCCACATCGAGACATTTGGCAGCGATGCATTCGAAAGCGACGAGAACCAGGGCTAG
- the ppk1 gene encoding polyphosphate kinase 1, whose amino-acid sequence MAAFTPGDPALYINRELSWIEFDRRVLEEAFDRTHPLLERVKFLSIFSSNLDEFFMIRVAGLRRQIACGALEAPPDGMSPKEQMQAIRERLVPLLQERQRCWEEELLPALEAEGIVVHRAEDLPAAAQEAIRKRFFEEVFPVLTPMVIDPCHPFPAISNLSLNLAVAVRNPATGERALARVKVPTDLIPRLLRVPGMDGHHLVFIEEVVAANLDLLFVGMEVEECHAFRVTRDADMEIEEDEASDLLTAVEEGMELRRRGAPARLAVTTSMPGWIRERLASHLGIPPIQVYTTGGPLGMADLMEIAGIDRPDLKDPPFLPAVPPEFTRGTPVIPALSGRDLLLYHPYDSFAPVVAVLREAAHDPAVLAIKQTLYRVGPNSPIVAALMEARQNGKQVTAIIELKARFDEENNIGWARALEGVGVHVVYGLTGLKVHAKVCLIVRKEKDGIVRYVHLGTGNYNAQSARVYTDIGLFTTDPAIAADVSDLFNVLTGVSRKADYRKILAAPVSMRKEVLARIEGEIERQRAHGDGRIIFKMNALVDRECIDALYRASEAGVQVDLQVRGICCLRPGIPGVSERIAVTSIVGRFLEHARIYAFGSGEVLLGSADLMPRNLDRRVEVLFPVEDPAIRAGLLRLLAVHLEDDVKARRLRPDGSYERPETGTCSAQAWMIAHRPGGEGP is encoded by the coding sequence ATGGCGGCATTCACCCCCGGCGACCCGGCGCTGTACATCAACCGCGAGCTCTCCTGGATCGAGTTTGACCGGCGCGTCCTCGAAGAGGCCTTCGACCGCACCCACCCCCTCCTGGAACGGGTGAAATTCCTCTCGATCTTCTCCTCGAACCTCGACGAGTTCTTCATGATCCGCGTGGCCGGGCTGCGGCGGCAGATCGCCTGCGGCGCCCTCGAGGCCCCGCCCGACGGCATGAGCCCGAAGGAGCAGATGCAGGCGATCCGCGAGCGCCTCGTCCCCCTCCTCCAGGAGCGGCAGCGGTGCTGGGAAGAGGAACTCCTCCCGGCCCTGGAGGCGGAGGGGATCGTCGTCCACCGGGCAGAAGACCTCCCGGCCGCGGCACAGGAGGCGATCAGGAAACGCTTCTTCGAGGAGGTCTTCCCGGTCCTCACCCCGATGGTCATCGACCCCTGCCACCCCTTCCCGGCGATCTCGAACCTCTCCCTCAACCTCGCCGTCGCCGTCAGAAATCCGGCCACCGGCGAGCGGGCGCTGGCGCGGGTGAAAGTGCCGACCGACCTCATCCCGCGCCTCCTCAGGGTGCCGGGGATGGACGGCCACCACCTCGTCTTCATCGAGGAGGTGGTGGCCGCAAACTTAGACCTCCTCTTCGTCGGCATGGAGGTGGAGGAGTGTCACGCCTTCAGGGTCACCCGCGACGCCGACATGGAGATCGAGGAGGACGAAGCCTCAGACCTGCTCACCGCCGTCGAGGAGGGGATGGAACTCCGCCGCCGGGGCGCACCGGCGCGCCTCGCCGTCACCACCTCGATGCCCGGGTGGATCCGGGAGCGCCTCGCCTCGCACCTCGGCATCCCGCCGATCCAGGTCTACACCACCGGCGGCCCCCTCGGCATGGCCGACCTGATGGAGATCGCCGGGATCGACCGGCCCGACCTGAAGGACCCCCCCTTCCTCCCGGCGGTGCCGCCTGAGTTCACCCGGGGCACCCCGGTCATCCCCGCCCTCTCGGGCCGGGACCTCCTCCTCTACCACCCGTACGACAGCTTCGCCCCGGTCGTCGCCGTCCTGCGCGAGGCGGCGCACGACCCCGCGGTGCTCGCGATCAAGCAGACCCTCTACCGGGTCGGCCCCAACTCCCCGATCGTCGCCGCCCTGATGGAGGCGCGGCAGAACGGCAAGCAGGTGACCGCGATCATCGAGTTGAAGGCGCGGTTCGACGAGGAGAACAACATCGGCTGGGCCCGGGCCCTGGAAGGTGTCGGCGTCCATGTCGTCTACGGGCTCACCGGCCTCAAGGTCCATGCGAAGGTCTGCCTGATCGTACGAAAGGAGAAGGACGGGATCGTCAGGTACGTCCATCTCGGCACCGGCAACTACAACGCCCAGAGCGCCAGGGTCTACACCGACATCGGGCTCTTCACCACTGACCCGGCGATCGCCGCCGACGTCTCCGACCTCTTCAACGTCCTCACCGGCGTCTCGCGCAAGGCCGACTACCGGAAGATCCTGGCCGCTCCGGTCTCGATGCGCAAAGAGGTCCTCGCGCGGATCGAAGGGGAGATCGAACGGCAGCGGGCGCACGGGGACGGCCGGATCATCTTCAAGATGAACGCCCTGGTGGACCGGGAGTGCATCGACGCCCTGTACCGCGCCTCAGAGGCCGGCGTCCAGGTCGACCTGCAGGTGCGCGGGATCTGCTGCCTGCGCCCGGGCATCCCGGGCGTCTCTGAGCGGATCGCCGTCACCTCGATCGTCGGGCGGTTCCTGGAGCACGCCCGGATCTACGCCTTCGGCAGCGGCGAGGTCCTCCTGGGCAGCGCCGACCTGATGCCCAGAAACCTCGACCGAAGGGTGGAGGTGCTCTTCCCGGTGGAGGACCCGGCGATCAGGGCCGGGCTCCTCCGCCTCCTCGCCGTCCACCTGGAGGACGACGTGAAGGCAAGACGGCTCCGCCCGGACGGGTCGTACGAGCGCCCAGAGACCGGCACCTGCAGCGCCCAGGCGTGGATGATCGCCCACCGGCCGGGCGGGGAGGGGCCATGA
- a CDS encoding 50S ribosomal protein L37ae, with protein sequence MARRKQQKAKGKVTGSAGRFGPRYGRFIRKRVLEVEKIEKAAHTCPRCDHVAVRRVGTGIWQCRKCDFKFAGGAYAPQTPSLRVALRTIERAIESQE encoded by the coding sequence ATGGCGAGGCGTAAACAGCAGAAGGCAAAAGGCAAAGTCACCGGGAGTGCGGGAAGGTTCGGGCCGAGGTACGGCAGGTTCATCCGCAAGAGAGTGCTCGAGGTGGAGAAGATCGAGAAGGCCGCCCACACCTGCCCCCGCTGTGACCACGTGGCCGTTCGCCGCGTCGGCACCGGCATCTGGCAGTGCCGGAAGTGCGACTTCAAGTTTGCAGGCGGCGCCTATGCGCCCCAGACTCCCTCCCTCCGTGTCGCACTCAGGACCATTGAGCGTGCGATTGAGTCTCAGGAGTAA